The Phoenix dactylifera cultivar Barhee BC4 chromosome 9, palm_55x_up_171113_PBpolish2nd_filt_p, whole genome shotgun sequence genome window below encodes:
- the LOC103710222 gene encoding acid phosphatase 1-like isoform X2 produces MGSRRFLPPVLLLLLLSVIASAAASQSLLRMISENQASGDSDGLYCDSWRLSEETNNAGYWGTIPARCLQFVAEYMNGDRYALDSDVVAAESLAFAQTVQVAGDGNDVWIFDVDETLLSNLPYYAVNGYGSEEFNETTFDEWLNLAKAPALPASLRLYEELLGLGFQIILLTGRVEAERNATEKNLSFAGYHSWTRLILREASDIGKTAVAYKSEKRAQLEAQGHRIHGNSGDQWSDLLGSPMATRSFKLPNPMYYIQ; encoded by the exons ATGGGATCCCGTCGATTCCTTCCCCccgtccttctcctcctcctcctctctgtcatcgcctccgccgccgcctcccaaTCCCTCCTTCGGATGATCTCTGAGAACCAGGCCTCTGGCGACAGCGACGGCCTCTACTGCGACAGCTGGCGGCTCTCCGAGGAGACCAACAACGCCGGGTACTGGGGGACGATCCCGGCCAGATGCCTCCAGTTCGTGGCTGAGTACATGAACGGCGATCGCTACGCGTTGGACTCGGACGTGGTCGCTGCCGAGTCGCTGGCCTTCGCCCAGACCGTTCAGGTCGCCGGAGATGGGAACGACGTCTGGATCTTCGACGTCGATGAGACGCTGCTCTCCAACCTCCCCTATTACGCCGTCAACGGATACGG ATCGGAGGAATTCAACGAGACAACATTCGATGAGTGGCTGAATCTGGCAAAGGCGCCAGCTTTACCGGCGAGTTTGAGGCTGTATGAGGAGCTCCTGGGTCTAGGATTTCAGATAATCCTTCTGACCGGCCGGGTTGAGGCTGAAAGAAATGCCACCGAGAAGAATCTGTCATTCGCGGGGTACCATTCTTGGACAAGGCTCATTTTGAG GGAAGCCTCTGATATCGGCAAGACAGCAGTGGcctataaatcagaaaaacgaGCACAGTTGGAAGCTCAAGGACACAGGATCCATGGGAACTCTGGGGATCAATGGAGCGACTTGTTGGGTTCACCGATGGCTACGCGATCCTTCAAACTCCCAAACCCCAT